In Rhopalosiphum padi isolate XX-2018 chromosome 3, ASM2088224v1, whole genome shotgun sequence, the genomic stretch ATGTTGTATAGTAACGACGTATAGACgttgtatagacgtatagtaatGATTGTTAAGCAATTGAATCTTGTgaacattttactattataagaatttaagagtagcaatgaatgtattgattttacaatgatgtgatttttttttgtgtctgtcatcgcCTTTTAGTGTTAAAACCGTTCAATCTTCAACTTTAATATCTTTTTTGGTAGGAAATTAAATCTAGATGGTATTTTGGGGTTGAAAGTAAAacattccaattttttttgattactgataaaataaaaataaaaatataaaaaacataatatttttacataaaaccgTAAATCgcttttttaatatgttttcattaaaaaacgaataaccgtagataaattttaaccaaatgtttatatttgaattctCTATACttggaataatttaaaaatattttgactctttttatACTCTATTTATACTCGTatcaaaaagcttaaaaatgtagTACAAGGTTCTTTATAAGTTTCTAATATCGATCTATGTAAAAAGCgtttgaagttagaatttttaaatttgctaaTTATACTATagctaaaaatgtttaaaatatttattatttatacctaggtttaaaaataaaatataaggtttcatatatatattatgcttaatagAAGTATGGAATAAATTGAGagtaattctataaatattttttatgggcatctgataattaaattttaataaattttaatattctcttATAAAATTAGGATATTTCACAATACGatgttagttaaatataattaaaaaagtattgatCGTAGAAACTTAGTATATTCCattgttgattaatattttctttgctcaataaaatgttcaaaatatttaggataattttaagctattgataggcatttttaatttttatttttttttataaaagtatttataaaaatatttagactcagtcaaaattcttgaaaattaattaaaaatttccatATAAACTTTTCTTTtagaaaatcaattatttaaaaaaaagctatacacaatttaattttcctaagtgtttaaagtttaaactatttaaagctcaaatgttgacaaaataagTACGTCAAAatcactaattttaaaaattattttctaattaaaaatgtaggatacgattttcgatttttatagctaagactTATTAAACAGTTTCTATTACACATTTCTTACTGAAACCTAAAActctaaaaaaatacacaagtaCAATTTTGATTGATAAacgttttaaattcaaattttgacgaaattggaTATTACACAAAGGATAACGATTATAGTAATTTTGTTGTATTCAATTCAAAAATAGTGTTTATagggacttgaaacttttaattatattattatattttattataaatcatttttaaaacatttaaattaaattaaggtatttattatttatactgtactattctagtaaaataaattactataataaaataatctccaCTTAGAATCGTTTTACTTTAAAGCGTGCAATGAtggatttatcattgaattaaaatttaacacattcattaaaGTATTTCCTTAATTATGAGGTACCCTTGATTCTACTGTATAGCAGAGTGGTTACTTATTTtccctttttttatattattaaaggagtttaattttatattcttgaaaaaatatattatataaacatattacaaaACCACTTATAAGTGATTATTTAATCatgtaaattaaaactaattgatTACTTAAcgttattaaaagaaattattgtataattgtacaataatacacTACTTATATTATCGTACTATATGTATTAATCATAAGTTTCAAGTTGATAATTTTGCTTTTCATCGATTTTCCAAAAAGAAATAATGACGAaatacttagttttttttttatgaactatttcataattaaaccAATATATGTTATGatctaaacataatatgtcatatacaaaataaaattctcCATCCACCCaaccataaaaatatagtttttgtcTGTCAGTGACGTATAATTttcctttaattaattttttctggcCCATTTTTGCCATGTTTTCATATTGTGCGTGGTTGATTTATGGTctacataaacattttacacTAACTACTAATTAGGTGTATTATTGAGCTTTAAGAATAAAGCAGTAAATCTAGAACATTTTGTTCATTGTTTCAACGTTTAAGTTTGAATTAAGAGTGTTTGATTAGGTATAAACTATAGCGCTTTTATGTTATCACGAAAGCAGGTTGATTATAATGTTTGTCTTGTTTTAGTAGTATAGTATGGATGGTAAAAAAGAATCCTTAAATAAAAGAATCAAATATGTACAGATTGTTTTTAATGTGGTTTATACTAAAAAGTTAGTCGAAAGAGATTTTTTGAATGTAATAGGAACTTTATAAGGATAATGTGTGTATTTTCAGTTTAGTTTGTCCGCTTTTATTTCAAATAGAGAGCAAAGGCACACTTcactttatgaattattttttgtgttagtAATATCTGATAAAAGTTGTTAAAACTGTTCAATGGtataaataattggttttgaCTTACTGAAatggtttaatataaaaatcaatggtTTTAATATCCGTACTtgagtttaaaaaatacatgcGATGCACAATCGTTTGattaaaaacatgaaaacaaAATTTCCTTGTAGTtaatgagtaatttttttttttaattggtaaatattaactattaatgatctattttgtttcataaaggtaaatattatagtataatacactatacagtattaaTTTGAGTAGTcacaaactttatttttactcataaaaatataattatgtgatCATGATGAAAAAGTCATACAACTTTTTAAAtcaaccataataattgtacgatacttaattaaaaagaaagctttattaaaaaaaaatatatatatatcggatTATAAACGAATATGAATAGAAAATAATGTTTGATTAAACGTTATAGATTTTAAgcctattaaacatttttgatattcaattaataatgagttataaattaataaactacgttttaaattattaatgttatacattttaactttttttatatctgtTTGTAGCTGACCCTGAATCTATCAGTGTTGGAACATTGATTGAACCCAGTGATCTTTCGGCGCACAATTACATCGATCCTTCATCTGATTTTTATGATGACAAAAATAGCGATCCAAAATTTGGTATTATGAAAAAGTTAACATCTGGTGCAATCGTGGGTCCAGTGGATGAAGGAAATAAAATACGTCTGGTGTGTCGTGCAGGCCGTGCCAGACCTGTGCCCCAAGTTACATGGTGGCAACATAGTCGTGGTCCAATTTATGATAGTgatttaggtaatatattttaatccaaCTCAAGAAAAAATCCATTCATTTGACAAAGATGCCTTTTCATTTATTCCGGTGttgtataattaagtataaattcttGTAATTTCCAGTTGATTACCAATACCGAAAAGTGGATTCCGATATGTCCGATGATGTTTTCTCGTACTCGGGATTATGGGTTGCACAAAGCGTTCTCACCGTTGTCGGAAAAAGGGGTGCAAACGGTAGATATGAATGTCGAGTAAAAACAGCGACTGATTCTTCACCAATTCTGACATCTAATGTCGAAGTCACTGTTAATGGTaaggaaattatatttaaaataaagtgtaaaatcattaggtataacgtatatatgataatattataatttaattttctctaGACGACgatattacatattttcttCATACATTTTTCAGTAAGTCCATACTCAGTTGAAATGTCCACTTCATCATCAGGTGCCACTGTAACTACGGTTTCTAAAGTTGACGATCGTAGTAAGTCTCAAAATAGCGAAAATGATAGAAATTCCGGAGAAGTAGTTTACGCTGAAACTACAGAGGGCCAACCGTTAGTAATTCGGTGTGCGGCCCGTGGAGCCCGTCCTCAAGCAAACGTgacatggtattattattataaggatCAAGAAAATGACGACGACAATGATTACGGAAGTGGAATAAGAAATGAACAAAATGTTCATGCGCCTACCGTTCAATCGTCGAAGCACGGCGCACCCGTTATGTTAGGAAACAGTCAGCAAAACGGTGGTTCTACAGCTAGGTCTCCCAGCGATTATTTGATATCGGAACAGCGACGTATGGAAGGTGGAGCAGAAATTATAGGTCCCGTAGAAATAGCACAGCATACTGAATATCAAGTAAGAAACaagtaaaaattagaaaaaataaaaacgtaataattagtataacttttattttatattttcttcaatatttcaatgtaaTCATTAAAAGCTACAATTATAAGAATACGTATGGGGGGTATTTTCTCTATAGGCTGATGGCACCCGAGATACGCACAGCCAATTATCAATGTCACAACTTCATCGCCAACAAGACGGTTCCATACTGCGGTGTGACGCATTCAATAATGTCGGTTCATCACCGAATCAACCTCTCACTGTAAACATGACAATCCGAGTAAAATGTAAGTAAATCTAACAGAACTATGTTCGATTCTGTCGTTTCAGAAAacgtttaacaatttaaattctgtTTCCAGATGTACCGACTGCTTGGGTAGTGCCTATTACTGATGGAGAAAATTCTGGTGCGATTGTAGAGGACGAAATAAAAAACGATATAGGTCAACAACGTAAGGGAGGAGTtgataatagcaataatataaatcCAATAATAATTGATGCATCCAAAGATACTTACGACGGATCACACTATCAATCAATTCTATATACTGTAGTGGTTAATGAAACTAAGGAATTAAGGCTGCACTGTGCATACCACGCCAATCCAGATAAACTCCGAACTCCTGttaaatggtaaatatttatttttttacaatctaACATCCCACGAagagtaaaaataaagtttgctaatagtttaactaaattatggtactttttttataggtatcGAGATGGCATTGAGTTACAATTAGTTGATGAAGAAGAACCAGCTTCATCAAGTCACGGAACATCAGCATCGTCATATGCAGCAACACCAGCTACAGGCACTGGTACGCTATCAGGATCGTCAAACGGTGCTAATAATAGATTTCGCACAAACCCTATGGGAAATACTGCAAAATATGCTCGAGTTAAAGGATTGGCCAATGGAAATGGAGGAATTCATGGAGATGGTAATGGTGAAGACGCAACTGTACTAGTGGTTAGAAAGTTAACACGTTTCGACTCGGGCCGTTATGAATGTCGAGTAAGAAATTCAGTTGGGGCAGCCAATTCTACAAATTTTGCAAACGTTCGTGTTCAATGTAcgtataacagtataacataaaatatttacttttgagtttttcaaatttaataaatattgtaatgttttaatttgttatattcattgCAGATACACCTAAGGTGAAATTACACGTTATCCTAGACGATTCACTCGACGACAATCAAACTTCATCAACAGCGAGTAGcaatatcaacaataatatgGTTGGATCAAATCCAGTTGTATTAGAATCTGAACATCGCAACGTCACACTTCGATGTGCTGTACAATTAGAAGAAGATCAGCAAAATATTGAAGACACGAATAGCGATCCGTCTTTGAATTTAACCTCTGTCCATTGGTATTGGAACGGTGTACAAATGCAGTTACCAAATTGCACTAGAGCACCGGATAGTAGTGATATTTTTGTAGACGAAGAAGACGGAGACAACGATTTTGATAtcgaaaataatgataatgaaaataatgcaATGAACTTTAACTATGAAACTAGTGAACCACATGGAGAAGGAGAATATGACTCATACGCTGTAGATAATGATACTAGGAGACGTAATAAAAAGCAAAGGAAAGTGGTGTGCACCGATAGAGAACTTATTTTAGTTAATGTGACAAAAAATATACACGGAAATTATTCATGCCGAGCGAGGAATGCTGCTGGTCTTCTTACTCCGATGTCCGATCAGACACCTCTTATCGTATATTGTAAgcttacttaaattattattctatactcgtacattaaatcatattaatttaaaaaatgttacaatttaatattatataaaaaaaaagttctacattttaaacatctaattaatttttttatgtagtagATACTTGACATCAAATTCTTTATtctaaatttgaacttttatttgatattttatttttttaataaataaatgtttttacactGAATAGTTGCTCCGGGACCAGTGACATTGGAGTTCAGTCCACGACGGGTCATAAAAGGAAGGAACGTAACCTTGAGATGCAATGCTCAATATCTTGGTCGGCCACAACATCCTACTCGTTACTCATGGTTTCGCGATGGACATCCATTTTACCACCAAAATCAAGGATTAATAAACCCTAGCATAAATTCTGGAACCGGAATTAGTATTGGCGCCAACGGAAATAATGGTGGGGGAAATTTCAACCCCGAATGGTTTGTTGATCACGTCTCATTGGAAACTCGTGCCAATTTCACCTGTTCTGCTTACAATGAAGGTGGTGTCACATATTCCGAGCCCGTATATATCGAGGTTTTTGGTaagataactaatatatttattaactcaaATCAGCcaaaagaaaaacattatacattaaatgttttattatttgtagcTCCACCAAATTACATTACTGGGCCTCCACAATACTTAGGAGTAGCTTATAATGCATCACATGTGAATGCATCGTGCACTGTTGAATGTTATCCTCATTGCTCCGTTAACTGGTTACGCCGTGGTGTCCTCATCGATCCAATAAACAACCCTATGGACAAAGAAAGGTATAAAAgtcttacattttattatttatgtatggttaaaaaaaatagttttgtttaaatattctgTGGTTACATACGATTTAAATCTTTATGTctctttaaataaaacttagctgagaacaatttatatatttttttaaattggacgACTATTATCACAGATATTCAATACTGACGGAATATTTACCCGCGGAACGATTGAAAAATGATTTCGAAGCGGTGCGCAGCACGTTGATATGGCGCATGGACAACTGGCCAGGTGGTCGTGGCTTAGATCCAATAACAGATTCGACGGAATACAGTTGCCGGAGCAGTGGAAATGAAGTTGGTCCACCTGTGTCAGAATCGATAATGAATTTCTCTGTTGAATGTAAGTTGGGCTTTTAAAGTGGCACgcatattgataaattatcattaatctcCGTCCTTATATTTTAGATCCTCCTGGTAACATGACTGTCTCCAAAACAGTCGTGCATGTCAGTGAAGGTAACATACCGGAAAAAGTGTTTTGCCACGCCGAGGGCCGTCCCCAGCCCACTTTTGAGTGGCGTTATATCGCCAATACGAACAATTGGAACGTGCCAGGAAACTCGTCTCAGTCAACCCAATCATCTTCGCAGCAAAGGCTTTCTTCTATCGCCAACGCTGGAAACAGCGGTGTCGGTGGAGGCTCCGGAAGCGGTGGTGCCCAAATTAATAACCAACAGTTGGTTTTGAACTCAGCTGTGGGTAGGCAACAAGCTGGCTACTATGCCTGCGTGGCTCGCAACACACACGGAAATGGAACTGCGTACACCTATCTGGACGTTATGTGTAAGTGAAATAACTTAGCATGTCACtactatcaaaataatataataatgagatATAAAATTTCATAAGCGTTAATaaagacaaaatatttaaagaactcAGTCATtgctaaaattgtataacaaataattaataataatgatttaatgttttaatttccatattaaaaatcaataatttattattacaaaattaaaaaaaaaaatcgttaaaaaactATAAGGTGCCTAGTTCTTCCTAATTGCATGTACCACTGATAAGTTGTAGGACGTCTTAAATGTTTTTAGATTGATATCATCTCAAATGTCTAGCGTTGTCGATATTTTACTTCTTAAACTTCTTAACCGGTGATCTCTGTAAACATGTATCTAGTGATATGTTGAAAATTATCCTGAAATCTGCTACAGTTGTTATTacagtacaaaatatatgtacactATTTTCATGATATCGTATTTCAaaaggtatatgtatataataaatttgtcgTTATTCCTATACTAGGTAAGTGCTTATCGTATAATTTCAGATTAGTTTAGATTCATGTAATTTATCCTATTACTAATAGTTTATagtaatgaaaacaataaacaatatttgggatttattgacattttcaattaattaataatttatttgtaataaacaatagtGACTTACCACGTatcttataatgataaaaaaaataaaaaaaattaatattaacgacATGTATCGAATTagaaaattttttgtttataaatttaatattaaaattgttttttagataAACCTAGCTGTCAACTTAGGATGATAACCGTTGACCAATTTAAACAGGAATCATCAGCTAGTTTGACTGATCAATCTTCCGAATTAGAGGAATTTTTGTCTTCATCATCCGGTGAAAAAAGAATACTGGTGTGCACAGCTACTGCAAATCCAAGCCAAGTACAGTATACGTGGACCATAAGAAACTCGGGTCGTCAGAACGATACGTCTACATCTTCGCCATCTGATTCTCCCGCTACTGAGAGGGTCATCACCGTATCAATTGGATCATCAGGCAACAGTGGATCAAACGAAGTGGATAATATGGGAAGTTATAATCGGAGCATACTAATATTACAAGATAGGCTGGAAGTGAGTAACAACGATGACGAAGAAGGAAGGGGTAGCGACAATATATCCAACAACGGTGCATCAGAAGGCGTCAGAACATATGTGTGTACTGTCAACAACACTGTAGGATCGGACCAGTGTAGCATTCAAGTTCAAGGTAATAAATACTTCtcgttataataatgaataacgaagaatattaattaataattaatataacttatcaGGTGCAAAtcttaattataacataaaatatgtatgatatttaaagataaaaataattaacaagtgATGCAATTAACTATcgaactttataatttaaatcgatatataaaaataaaatgctttaaattcatttttataaattacaattaaaatcataaatcacTTTCtagaaatgttataaaatatttctatttatttaaaaataaaccatatattatttattgattcaatttttattcacatttaaattattttataataatacatgttgaggtttaaaaatatagaattataatacatcatttgATATTTACAATAATCTCGTAAGtagattaaataacaaaaataaagtcTCAGTAAAATATCAGAAGTTTCAGTTATTGAAAagtttatagattattaaaggTATTGTTAAAGTATTAAAGATATGGTCTTAATTAGCAAGACGGATACAACAATAGAGGAAGAGTTACGTAGATAATTAGACGAGGAAAGTGGAATGAAGAAGTGAGGAATGTGTTCCGTATGACGATgtgaaacttttaaatttatttatgaatacagGGGAGGAAAATCAATCGAGTTAGACaaaagttttgtaaaaaataatattattcgcaaTGTGTCTTCGATTAGTAGTACgggataaatttaaaactttatgaataggtttattataatcaaGCGGAGAAAGACAAGGGACCTGTcacctaaataaaataagcaACAAATTATAAGAACTTATATATTGATTCCTATAATCCATTAaagtatatagataatttatgaaTCCATACTCTAGTTCATCTCTAGTTTTTATAATAGGATGGACTAAAAtctcataaatatgtaattttggaCACACATTTGggaaaaaatgtaaatctaGGTTTCGGATAGAATTAGCAGAAATAATTAGAATATCAAATGGTATAATCGACAGCAATTTGACGAatgatactttaatatatttagagATATTAAGCGACTGTCTCAGGGATTCGCCGCAAAGTACTAATCAACCTAGGTGGCAAGGTCTAATCTCAGAAGACGAGCATCAtttgtactataaatatttacgcGTGAAAAATTCCACGCATTTCAtcgattttaatgtattaaacaaaatattatattatgcacctgaaagttaaaatgttgattgatatattattatttatttatagtaaaattataatttatttatatttttattagctgtCAGTGAAAGTAAGTGTCTATATCTCTTAAACTATTATAGTACATTGATAGTAGAATAAAcgtattaatcatttataatgtagtatattatactttaattatttttacatttttacgtaGTATTATTGTTAACATCGTAAATGtagatacaattaatttacttgTATGCATATCTGTACTAGGTGACGCTCCCTGGTGGAAACAGTTTTTGGCAACCATAGGTTTGGGTGGATTGCCAGTGATGGTCGTCTTGGTGGCCTTGGTTGTGATTTTGCTACTTATCGTCATCATCGTAATTGTTATCCTGTTGCTGTTCGTTTGTAAGAACCGTTACATTAAACCGGGCAATGGAGTGTCGGGAGGACGTCAAAAATGTAAGTCTTTTATGTTCAATAAAACGTGTACAATGACGTACAAAACGTTAttacaacattattaaaatgtgataAACCGGTAACGAAATACTTTGAGAACGGCATGTGAACATATCAAAAAAGTATACCGACTAATAATACATACTGTGTGGATGTAGTGatgttataatcattatatagtgttagtaatattttaatagtgcgCAATGTTCTGTctgtataattttacatagtagacttatatatgtatttgtattttatcgttttagtAGATACAGCTTTTATTGTGTGTtccgtttttgtttttaatatttagatgttaaacaaaaataccCTACATTGACGGCGTATAGGGTACCAGTCGTTTGGCGCCGGCACCGAGGCCGTGGCTTGCTATTAAACATATCGAAAGTGCGACAAAAGTGAGTATTGTATGGTTACGAGCACTGACGTTAACCACTATTATTATTGGTACGCGCGCTAGCACTCAAATGCACTTTCTCATAGTTATTGTTTTTCCTGTTTCGGGACGTATATGATTACGGtgatggtggtgatggtggttgtagatatatatatatatttataattctgtacacattttttcttgcgtttttttttttaatgtttttcccTACGGtggctatttttttttcgctctTCTTGTTTACCGCTGAAACTTATGTGCTTGGAGACAtcgttatactatatacatttacattatacaatattctacTATCGCAAACACGCTACAATCAGCTATACTGGTTTTCTTAAACAACGCTAAAAGATATAAGATAACACAACCATGTCGAGCGGTCTTGTAACGATTACTATTGTAGTCCCGAAGGAAGTGCCACGTCGTCGATTTCCGGTGCCAACCCCGTGACTGCACAGCAGTGTACAGACCAGCCGGCGAATGTCTCGGGCAACCCTAAGCCCCCGCCAGGATACGACGACGACCATTCGCAATCGTTTTCCAGCCAGCGGACAACATCGGCCGCGAGCGTCGTCGGCAAGTGGCCGCTCAAGCCGGGCGTGTTAGTGCATTCGAAGCAGCAGCTGCTCAAGTTGCAGTCGGCCACTGCCCACGGCCAACCGGCGACGGCCGACACCGGGGACGGTGGCGGCGGGCCCGCCGACAAAATCGTTGCCGACGGAAGCGGCGAAAAGCAAAAGTCGAAAAAAAACCACACCGGTAAAGGAAAAGCGCCGGCGGCCGAGTGCATGATGTTGGCCAACGAGACGCAGTCGGCGCGCGCGGCTCGCATACGACGCATGATGATCGggtctaataataatttggtgCCAAAAAAACCGTCACCCACGTCACCTCCACCCGCGCCTCCTGTCCGACAGAGCTCGGATACCGGCGCGGGAAGATATCCTTCTGCGACAGGTAGAAAAACGACTGCGTGTATGATAACACGGAGGGTTTAAAATCGTATtagaaatatcaataatattataatgtattgcaCCGCAAAATCGGTAACGATAGACAGCCGACCTGTCTTTAAAGGAATCGGTTTTCGTAAAAATACgagtaatatataggtattaattacaaaatagtaGGATACCTCAATACAacgatatgtataattttatccgAGAGGCATATAATGACGCGAGTTCAATTTTCATAAGAAACGAG encodes the following:
- the LOC132924417 gene encoding uncharacterized protein LOC132924417 isoform X3, with protein sequence MIWSMKSSDSGGEGGEEDSGGGGGSTKAVKWRQRGHQVSTTSLSTSSGCRWMTMTMFVFFFITSTAAVLSNSTFKGEQQSDINARIGQSAFLPCELEPNNVTTGFEITTQCGIVHSVKWYRGANRIFLYSGGPRTTQPHREGYTDRYDRSYWSTEPNSTLGFLVMDNITALDEGVYKCEITYTKVHEGCNIVQFINLTTYTDPESISVGTLIEPSDLSAHNYIDPSSDFYDDKNSDPKFGIMKKLTSGAIVGPVDEGNKIRLVCRAGRARPVPQVTWWQHSRGPIYDSDLVDYQYRKVDSDMSDDVFSYSGLWVAQSVLTVVGKRGANGRYECRVKTATDSSPILTSNVEVTVNVSPYSVEMSTSSSGATVTTVSKVDDRSKSQNSENDRNSGEVVYAETTEGQPLVIRCAARGARPQANVTWYYYYKDQENDDDNDYGSGIRNEQNVHAPTVQSSKHGAPVMLGNSQQNGGSTARSPSDYLISEQRRMEGGAEIIGPVEIAQHTEYQADGTRDTHSQLSMSQLHRQQDGSILRCDAFNNVGSSPNQPLTVNMTIRVKYVPTAWVVPITDGENSGAIVEDEIKNDIGQQRKGGVDNSNNINPIIIDASKDTYDGSHYQSILYTVVVNETKELRLHCAYHANPDKLRTPVKWYRDGIELQLVDEEEPASSSHGTSASSYAATPATGTGTLSGSSNGANNRFRTNPMGNTAKYARVKGLANGNGGIHGDGNGEDATVLVVRKLTRFDSGRYECRVRNSVGAANSTNFANVRVQYTPKVKLHVILDDSLDDNQTSSTASSNINNNMVGSNPVVLESEHRNVTLRCAVQLEEDQQNIEDTNSDPSLNLTSVHWYWNGVQMQLPNCTRAPDSSDIFVDEEDGDNDFDIENNDNENNAMNFNYETSEPHGEGEYDSYAVDNDTRRRNKKQRKVVCTDRELILVNVTKNIHGNYSCRARNAAGLLTPMSDQTPLIVYFAPGPVTLEFSPRRVIKGRNVTLRCNAQYLGRPQHPTRYSWFRDGHPFYHQNQGLINPSINSGTGISIGANGNNGGGNFNPEWFVDHVSLETRANFTCSAYNEGGVTYSEPVYIEVFAPPNYITGPPQYLGVAYNASHVNASCTVECYPHCSVNWLRRGVLIDPINNPMDKERYSILTEYLPAERLKNDFEAVRSTLIWRMDNWPGGRGLDPITDSTEYSCRSSGNEVGPPVSESIMNFSVEYPPGNMTVSKTVVHVSEGNIPEKVFCHAEGRPQPTFEWRYIANTNNWNVPGNSSQSTQSSSQQRLSSIANAGNSGVGGGSGSGGAQINNQQLVLNSAVGRQQAGYYACVARNTHGNGTAYTYLDVMYKPSCQLRMITVDQFKQESSASLTDQSSELEEFLSSSSGEKRILVCTATANPSQVQYTWTIRNSGRQNDTSTSSPSDSPATERVITVSIGSSGNSGSNEVDNMGSYNRSILILQDRLEVSNNDDEEGRGSDNISNNGASEGVRTYVCTVNNTVGSDQCSIQVQAVSESDAPWWKQFLATIGLGGLPVMVVLVALVVILLLIVIIVIVILLLFVCKNRYIKPGNGVSGGRQKYVKQKYPTLTAYRVPVVWRRHRGRGLLLNISKVRQNPEGSATSSISGANPVTAQQCTDQPANVSGNPKPPPGYDDDHSQSFSSQRTTSAASVVGKWPLKPGVLVHSKQQLLKLQSATAHGQPATADTGDGGGGPADKIVADGSGEKQKSKKNHTGKGKAPAAECMMLANETQSARAARIRRMMIGSNNNLVPKKPSPTSPPPAPPVRQSSDTGAGRYPSATDSRGGAGQQQDNESNLGATGDSKAAFYENLPFHGMRPPPNQLTGVGIGARSLDEFYRMQIQQQHQLLYHRVTADDAAATALTAGYSTVGGGVVHHRQQQQQQQQHQQQQHQPQSIEMTQFEMTAGSGREDVYQKSQKHNAVGRYMGDNDDDRGDGIGGDGDKICKSMNAGGGTMGRRRRGNQQQVLDGGGPLSDHYYNGGSIGGSSQHLQQQYHHHQHQQQQHGNRRRSNAAATADGSLVQPAATSNYNTVSGVGYYAADVYASMGARQQQSKRQSQQQQRPYCGVGGAASAGNVSDEQSSLTAKRSWRRQQNRRRRAGVGGGVVAVEPDDDADQPQPAVASDYAADAEADDPPSPQPLAGDRYRTVAAAVADLDLHHHRPRQKSDARNNLPAGGVLAAADQQPNGGGANKNVVKFHDVGREIDV